A single window of Phyllostomus discolor isolate MPI-MPIP mPhyDis1 chromosome 13, mPhyDis1.pri.v3, whole genome shotgun sequence DNA harbors:
- the LOC114509406 gene encoding protocadherin beta-3, giving the protein MEAGGERFLRQRQVLFLFIFLGGSLAGSESRRYSVAEEKERGVLIANLAKDLGLSVEELAAKGAQVMSQGNKQHFQLNHQTGDLLLDEKLDREELCGPTEPCILHFQILLQNPLQFIPNELQVIDINDHSPVFFENEMQLKVLESTPPGTIIPLGNAEDLDVGRNSLQNYTITPNSHFHVLTNSRRDGRKYPELVLDKALDREEQPQFSLTLMALDGGSPPRSGTVQVHILVLDINDNAPEFTQSIYEVEVIENSPINSVIVTVSASDLDTGNFGTIAYAFLHTSEEISKTFHLNPITGDIQIVKHLNFEAIKSYEVDIEAKDGGGLSGKSTVIVQVVDVNDNPPELTLSSITSPIPENSPETVVAIFSVSDPDSGDNGRMMCFIENNLPFVLKPTVGNFYTLLSEGSLDRESQAEYNITITVTDMGTPRLKTQHNITVLVSDVNDNAPAFTQISYTLFIPENNSPALHIGSVSATDRDAGANAQVTYSLLQPQDPSLPLDSLVSINADNGHLFALRALDFEALQAFEFLVGATDRGSPALSSQALVRVQVLDANDNAPFVLYPLQNGSAPCTELVPRAAEPGYVVSKVVAVDSDSGQNAWLSYQLLKATEPGLFSVWAHNGEVRTARLLSERDAAKHRLLLLVKDNGEPPLSVSVTLHVLLVDGFSQPYLPLPEVATEAAQTDLLTVYLVIALASVSSLFLFSVLAFIAVRLCRRSRSGLVGGCSVPEGHFPGHLVDVSGTGTLSQSYQYEVCLTGGSGTSDFKFLRPILPNGLVQDTEQE; this is encoded by the coding sequence ATGGAGGCTGGAGGGGAGCGATTTCTTAGACAAAGGCAAGtgctgtttctctttatttttctgggtGGATCTCTGGCTGGATCCGAATCGAGGCGCTACTCTGTGgctgaggagaaagagaggggtgtTTTAATAGCCAACCTAGCAAAGGATCTAGGGCTGAGTGTAGAGGAACTGGCCGCGAAGGGGGCCCAAGTTATGTCTCAAGGGAACAAACAGCATTTTCAGCTCAACCATCAGACCGGTGACTTGCTCCTGGATGAGAAATTGGACCGGGAGGAGCTATGTGGCCCCACAGAGCCATGTATACTGCATTTTCAGATTTTACTGCAAAACCCTTTGCAGTTTATTCCAAATGAGCTCCAGGTCATAGACATAAATGACCATTCTCCAgtattctttgaaaatgaaatgcagCTGAAAGTCCTAGAAAGCACTCCACCAGGAACAATAATTCCATTGGGAAATGCAGAGGACTTGGATGTGGGAAGAAACAGTCTCCAAAACTACACAATCACTCCTAATTCCCATTTCCACGTTCTCACAAACAGTCGGAGGGATGGAAGGAAGTACCCAGAACTGGTGCTGGACAAAGCTCTGGACCGTGAGGAGCAGCCGCAGTTCAGTTTAACACTCATGGCGCTGGATGGCGGGTCTCCACCCAGGTCGGGGACGGTTCAGGTCCACATCCTGGTCTTAGACATAAATGACAATGCCCCAGAATTTACACAGTCCATCTACGAGGTCGAAGTTATAGAGAACAGCCCCATTAACTCTGTTATTGTCACTGTCTCAGCTTCTGATTTAGATACAGGAAATTTTGGCACAATAGCATATGCATTTTTGCATACTTCTGAAGAAATTAGCAAAACTTTTCATCTAAATCCAATTACTGGTGATATCCAAATAGTCAAACATTTGAATTTTGAGGCAATTAAGAGTTATGAAGTCGATATAGAAGCCAAGGATGGCGGAGGCCTTTCAGGGAAATCAACGGTGATAGTGCAGGTAGTTGATGTCAACGACAACCCACCAGAACTGACCTTGTCGTCAATCACCAGCCCCATCCCGGAAAACTCGCCAGAGACTGTGGTGGCCATTTTCAGTGTTTCTGATCCAGACTCTGGTGACAATGGGAGAATGATGTGTTTCATTGAAAACAATCTCCCCTTCGTCCTGAAGCCAACTGTAGGAAACTTTTACACTCTACTGTCTGAAGGATCTCTGGACAGGGAAAGCCAGGCGGAGTACAACATCACCATCACTGTAACAGACATGGGGACTCCCAGACTGAAAACCCAGCACAACATAACCGTGCTGGTCTCCGACGTCAACGACAACGCCCCAGCCTTCACCCAAATCTCCTACACCCTCTTCATCCCAGAGAACAACAGCCCCGCTCTGCACATAGGCAGCGTCAGCGCCACAGACAGAGACGCCGGCGCCAACGCCCAGGTCACCTAttccctgctgcagccccaggaccccagcctgcccctggacTCTCTGGTGTCCATCAACGCCGACAACGGACACCTCTTCGCCCTGAGGGCGCTGGATTTCGAGGCCTTGCAGGCTTTCGAGTTCCTGGTGGGCGCCACAGACCGCGGGTCCCCGGCCCTGAGCAGCCAGGCGCTGGTGCGCGTGCAGGTGCTGGACGCCAATGACAACGCGCCCTTCGTGCTGTACCCGCTGCAGAACGGCTCTGCGCCCTGCACCGAGCTGGTGCCCAGGGCGGCCGAGCCTGGCTACGTGGTGAGCAAGGTGGTGGCGGTGGACAGCGACTCGGGCCAGAACGCCTGGCTGTCTTACCAGCTGCTCAAGGCCACAGAGCCCGGGCTGTTCAGCGTGTGGGCGCACAATGGCGAGGTGCGCACCGCGCGGCTGCTGAGCGAGCGCGACGCGGCCAagcacaggctgctgctgctggtcaagGACAATGGCGAGCCGCCTCTGTCAGTCAGCGTCACGCTGCACGTGCTGCTGGTGGATGGCTTCTCGCAGCCCTACCTGCCTCTGCCCGAAGTGGCGACGGAGGCGGCCCAGACTGACTTGCTCACGGTCTACCTGGTCATCGCATTGGCGTCGGTGTCGTCGCTCTTCCTGTTCTCGGTGCTGGCGTTCATCGCTGTGCGGCTGTGCAGGAGGAGCAGGTCTGGCTTGGTGGGTGGCTGCTCGGTGCCTGAGGGCCACTTTCCGGGGCACCTGGTGGACGTCAGTGGCACCGGGACCCTGTCCCAGAGCTACCAGTATGAGGTGTGTCTGACGGGAGGCTCAGGGACCAGCGACTTCAAGTTCCTCAGACCGATTCTCCCCAATGGTCTGGTTCAAGACACTGAGCAAGAATAG